A genomic window from Salvelinus alpinus chromosome 10, SLU_Salpinus.1, whole genome shotgun sequence includes:
- the LOC139532327 gene encoding ATP synthase subunit beta, mitochondrial — protein sequence MLGAVGRCCTGALQALKPGVQPLKALVGSPSVLGRRDYSAPAAAAAFAHGRIVAVIGAVVDVQFDEGLPPILNALEVAGRESRLVLEVAQHLGENTVRTIAMDGTEGLVRGQKVVDTGDPIRIPVGPETLGRIMNVIGEPIDERGPISTKQTAAIHAEAPEFTDMSVEQEILVTGIKVVDLLAPYAKGGKIGLFGGAGVGKTVLIMELINNVAKAHGGYSVFAGVGERTREGNDLYHEMIESGVINLKDDTSKVALVYGQMNEPPGARARVALTGLTVAEYFRDQEGQDVLLFIDNIFRFTQAGSEVSALLGRIPSAVGYQPTLATDMGTMQERITTTKKGSITSVQAIYVPADDLTDPAPATTFAHLDATTVLSRAIAELGIYPAVDPLDSTSRIMDPNIVGAEHYDVARGVQKILQDYKSLQDIIAILGMDELSEEDKLIVSRARKIQRFLSQPFQVAEVFTGHAGKLVPLKETISGFQSILNGEYDALPEQAFYMVGPIEEVVEKAAQMAKDLA from the exons ATGTTAGGAGCTGTGGGACGCTGCTGCACCGGGGCTCTCCAGGCACTTAAGCCTGGGGTCCAGCCCCTGAAGGCCCTTGTTGGCTCTCCATCTGTCCTTGGAC GTAGAGACTACTCTgcacctgctgctgctgccgctttCGCCCATGGAAGAATCGTAGCGGTCATCGGTGCTGTCGTCGACGTCCAGTTCGATGAGGGCCTCCCACCCATCCTCAATGCCCTGGAAGTTGCTGGTCGTGAATCCAGGCTAGTGCTGGAGGTGGCACAACATCTTG GTGAGAACACTGTGCGTACCATTGCCATGGATGGTACAGAAGGTCTTGTCCGTGGACAGAAGGTTGTGGACACTGGCGATCCCATTAGAATCCCAGTTGGTCCCGAGACCCTGGGCAGAATCATGAATGTCATTGGAGAGCCCATTGACGAGAGGGGACCGATCTCCACTAAGCA GACCGCAGCCATCCATGCTGAGGCCCCAGAGTTCACTGACATGAGTGTGGAGCAAGAGATCCTGGTAACTGGCATCAAGGTGGTAGATCTGCTGGCTCCCTATGCCAAGGGAGGCAAAATCG GTCTGTTTGGTGGTGCTGGTGTGGGCAAGACTGTGTTGATCATGGAGCTGATTAACAACGTGGCCAAGGCCCATGGTGGTTACTCTGTGTTTGCCGGAGTGGGAGAGCGTACCCGTGAGGGAAATGACTTGTACCACGAGATGATTGAGTCGGGTGTCATCAACCTGAAGGACGACACCTCCAAG GTAGCGCTGGTGTACGGACAAATGAACGAGCCCCCAGGCGCCCGTGCCCGTGTGGCTCTGACTGGTCTGACCGTGGCGGAGTATTTCCGTGACCAGGAGGGTCAGGATGTGCTGCTCTTCATCGACAACATCTTCCGCTTCACCCAGGCTGGCTCCGAGGTGTCTGCCCTCCTGGGTCGAATCCCCTCCGCTGTGGGTTACCAGCCCACCCTTGCCACTGACATGGGTACCATGCAGGAGAGAATCACCACCACCAAGAAGGGTTCCATCACCTCTGTGCAG GCCATCTATGTGCCAGCTGACGATTTGACTGATCCCGCCCCTGCCACCACTTTCGCTCACTTGGACGCCACCACTGTGTTGTCCCGTGCCATCGCTGAGCTGGGTATCTACCCCGCTGTGGATCCCCTGGATTCTACCTCCCGTATCATGGACCCCAACATTGTCGGCGCTGAGCACTATGACGTTGCTCGTGGCGTGCAGAAGATCCTCCAG GACTACAAGTCCCTGCAGGATATCATTGCCATCCTGGGTATGGATGAGCTGTCTGAGGAGGACAAACTGATTGTGTCTCGCGCCCGCAAGATCCAGCGTTTCCTGTCCCAGCCCTTCCAGGTGGCGGAGGTCTTCACTGGTCACGCTGGCAAGCTGGTGCCTCTCAAAGAGACCATCAGTGGCTTCCAGAGCATTCTAAATG GTGAGTACGATGCCCTGCCCGAGCAGGCTTTCTACATGGTTGGACCCATTGAGGAGGTGGTTGAGAAGGCTGCACAGATGGCTAAGGATCTCGCATAA
- the LOC139532331 gene encoding retinol dehydrogenase 7-like: protein MFLYLLGLVVFYYLYRWFREIPRVPEKGDKYVYITGCDSGFGNLLAKHLDELGFSVIASCFTEKGEEDLRKACSGRFTTLHLDVKKNESVDKAAALIKDKVGARGLWAVVNNAGVAMPSAPCDWLTIDDYKSMLDVNLNGVIAVTLSVLPLIKKARGRVVNVASVFGRISPGGGPYTVSKHGVEAFNDSLRRNMVPFGVKVLCIEPGFFKTTMTNWIVLGKNFKQLWEKMPQEVRDDYGHDYLDKVDVRMREKLDKMSDADLMKVVSCMEHAVSAVHPRTRYSPGWDAKLFWIPMSYMPTGFVDWLLLRKAIIPAKAVY from the exons ATGTTTCTTTACCTCCTTGGACTGGTGGTGTTTTACTACCTGTACCGCTGGTTCCGGGAGATCCCCAGAGTCCCAGAAAAAGGAGACAAATATGTCTACATCACGGGGTGTGACTCTGGTTTCGGCAACCTTTTGGCCAAACATCTGGACGAGCTGGGTTTCTCTGTGATCGCATCCTGCTtcacagagaagggagaggaagaTCTGAGGAAGGCCTGTTCAGGCAGATTCACTACCCTCCACCTGGATGTCAAAAAGAACGAGAGCGTCGACAAAGCAGCTGCTTTGATTAAAGACAAAGTTGGGGCTAGGG GCCTGTGGGCTGTGGTGAACAATGCAGGCGTGGCCATGCCCTCAGCCCCCTGTGATTGGCTGACCATTGATGACTACAAGTCCATGCTGGACGTGAACCTGAACGGGGTCATCGCAGTCACCCTGAGTGTGCTGCCCCTCATCAAGAAGGCCAGGGGTCGCGTGGTCAATGTAGCCAGTGTGTTCGGCAGGATCAGTCCAGGTGGAGGACCTTACACCGTGTCTAAGCATGGAGTGGAGGCCTTCAATGACAGTCTCAG GAGAAACATGGTACCTTTCGGAGTCAAAGTCCTCTGCATTGAGCCAGGCTTTTTCAAGACCACCATGACCAACTGGATAGTCCTGGGGAAAAACTTCAAGCAGCTGTGGGAGAAGATGCCACAAGAAGTCAGAGATGATTATGGACATGATTATTTGGACAAGG TGGACGTGAGGATGAGGGAGAAACTTGACAAGATGTCCGACGCCGACCTGATGAAGGTGGTGAGCTGTATGGAGCACGCTGTCTCTGCAGTCCATCCTCGCACCCGTTACTCGCCAGGGTGGGACGCCAAGCTCTTCTGGATCCCTATGTCCTACATGCCAACCGGGTTCGTCGACTGGCTACTGCTCAGGAAAGCCATCATTCCAGCCAAGGCTGTCTACTAA